The following coding sequences are from one Egicoccus sp. AB-alg6-2 window:
- the rpsP gene encoding 30S ribosomal protein S16 yields MAVKLRLRREGTTKRPFYRVVAADSRSPRDGRFIEIIGQYRPLEDPSGIDIDNERALHWLRNGAQPTEAVEQLLRISGAWEEFKPGDERKRDRTAAASEPKLSKKARAKAAEAAEAAAEAAASSAADAPEEATEGGE; encoded by the coding sequence ATGGCCGTCAAGCTCCGCCTGCGCCGCGAAGGCACCACCAAGCGTCCGTTCTACCGCGTCGTCGCGGCCGACTCGCGCTCGCCGCGCGACGGCCGCTTCATCGAGATCATCGGGCAGTACCGCCCCCTCGAGGACCCCTCGGGCATCGACATCGACAACGAGCGCGCCCTGCACTGGCTGCGCAACGGTGCCCAGCCGACCGAGGCCGTCGAACAGCTGCTGCGGATCTCGGGCGCCTGGGAGGAGTTCAAGCCGGGCGACGAGCGCAAGCGCGACCGGACGGCCGCGGCCAGCGAGCCCAAGCTGTCGAAGAAGGCCCGGGCCAAGGCCGCCGAGGCCGCCGAAGCCGCGGCCGAGGCTGCTGCCTCCTCTGCTGCCGACGCGCCCGAGGAGGCCACGGAGGGCGGCGAGTGA